In the genome of Phlebotomus papatasi isolate M1 chromosome 2, Ppap_2.1, whole genome shotgun sequence, one region contains:
- the LOC129801292 gene encoding gamma-secretase subunit pen-2 yields the protein MYLSRVTNDRKLYLCRWYFRAGFALLPFVWAINTIWFFSEAFRKPPYEEQAQIKKYVLYSALGSIIWLIVIVSWVTIFQTHRADWGEFADRISFIIPLGRA from the exons ATGTATCTCTCAAGAGTGACCAACGACAGAAAGTTATATCTCTGCAGATGGTATTTCAGAG CTGGATTTGCACTGCTCCCTTTTGTCTGGGCAATAAACACAATTTGGTTCTTCAGTGAGGCCTTCCGAAAGCCCCCCTACGAGGAGCAGGCACAGATAAAGAAAT ATGTTCTTTACTCTGCATTGGGTTCTATCATCTGGTTGATTGTGATTGTCTCTTGGGTCACTATCTTCCAAACGCATCGAGCCGATTGGGGAGAATTCGCTGATAGAATAAGCTTCATCATTCCCCTCGGCAGAGCATAG
- the LOC129800971 gene encoding cilia- and flagella-associated protein 57, with the protein MTESRLIPIQIQPKIIYGFRSDIVGNIHFTAREEVIYPVSGVLAFHNYATGKQKFLRLPENCEINIVTISPNRKLLAIAEKSSTKGIQKAYINVYEIGTFKKKRTINFPNEIATKEVASMYFTHDSKGFAILSREPDSQLILMFFDKNESTVIGRVSHSTHQLGVAKYISCNLSDSGMVAIGGDYVFKVLNKTEKGFAPVGTIKGDGLIVTSLTWLSGEILLAGTAEGDLLIVENGDLKITFEASEVTCLDLTRIADDEGEDGRKEVQSTMTRRKLSIGESKKPNQEVVCLTCFSLGFCYAIHNVVHVFEKESNYKFQKKTVVTIPVTLYDRDLYKIANVAINQAQDTVMVSCAHSQIYIGQLFVPESLTINHLEFRTLGEPLHIAKIISLAVCMWKPIVVTISTDKTVRVWNYSTGRVELVKKYLVNITVIALHPSGIFLALGFSDQMRLMEIFLNDLKSVKEYNFPKCHVAVFSHRGHMLAVSFGNTIQIVSVFSFDVIQTLKSHNGKILSLVWCYDDIHFLSAGEDGAIYEWNAITGERINEVVQKEIQYRSLAVTNDLSAVYAITNTGVLREICKSEIVRETKIPDLPPLTCLTLARSDLVMFIASESGHIFNVQLPFMETGGGTCTNYRFFSSSITCMRITNDDALLVIGAEDGTLAIWEILNNEGKKAHVDIELGKCVDVLIPREELLDRLGAIESLEQRMGQQADEYEFQLKRKDEDYTKQITQIHTEYREIIEDLKEKNRKLEADHIEEINIITASIAELKFEHQKALTQLETDFHQKIIVEYEKTSQVKKQMETMKDDYEVKLRKTAGHLQDTVQSLETDFRKQLDERQTLIKLLLKDAEEKGLEFREHSDQVMTENEKKVINLTVDYEKKIKHEQQIGNKWRGEAGVLSKKYNLINKSNKKLKAEIETVTEEHERLKETIQQLEIKIQEMESTIGMKDSIIRDRDHQIADFKNQLQEKDSIQAAQDEKLRELNAQIEPRDEEIRSRKDRIVSMEVEMQALQQKNRKLEHQLKGLKDKYSGNEILLKAQLTRSQTLQAKLFRISADISRASDIIQEPQKLKELVKKLLDKYTKDFDPSQLPPLEDSRDKPQDRVERTLRLSARVKKPKETDEAKKLLRENIELIKNLENLRKELNECKRKNRRMQSFLGIPDHRTPRRARERYERALTVS; encoded by the exons ATGACGGAATCCAGGCTCATTCCGATACAAATTCAACCAAAAATCATCTACGGCTTTCGCTCAGACATCGTGGGAAATATCCACTTTACAGCTAGAGAAGAGGTGATATACCCAGTTTCTGGAGTCCTGGCCTTCCACAATTATGCCACCGGGAAGCAAAAATTCCTTCGTCTTCCAGAAAACTGTGAGATCAATATTGTGACCATAAGTCCCAATCGAAAGCTACTGGCAATTGCAGAGAAAAGCTCTACAAAAGg AATCCAGAAAGCTTATATCAACGTCTATGAGATTGGTACATTCAAAAAGAAAAGGACCATCAACTTCCccaatgaaattgcaacaaaagaagtggccagCATGTATTTTACGCACGATTCCAAAGGTTTCGCTATTCTATCCCGAGAACCAGACTCACAGCTCATTCTAATGTTCTTCGACAAGAACGAATCCACCGTGATTGGAAGGGTATCCCATAGTACTCATCAACTCGGAGTGGccaaatacatttcctgcaatcTCTCAGACAGTGGAATGGTGGCCATTGGAGGTGACTATGTTTTCAAAGTCTTGAACAAGACGGAGAAAGGATTCGCTCCTGTGGGAACAATCAAAGGGGATGGACTTATTGTGACTTCTCTTACCTGGCTGAGTGGAGAAATTCTCCTGGCCGGAACAGCAGAAGGGGATTTGTTGATTGTGGAAAATGGTGATTTAAAA ATAACATTCGAAGCCAGTGAGGTCACTTGCCTAGACTTAACCCGTATTGCCGATGACGAGGGTGAAGATGGCCGAAAGGAAGTACAATCAACCATGACCCGGAGAAAACTTTCAATTGGCGAAAGTAAGAAACCTAATCAGGAAGTTGTTTGCCTCACTTGCTTCTCGCTTGGCTTCTGTTATGCCATTCACAATGTCGTACATGTATTCGAAAAGGAATCCAATTACAAATTCCAGAAAAAGACTGTCGTCACAATCCCTGTAACTCTGTATGATAGGGACTTGTATAAGATTGCTAATGTGGCTATAAATCAAGCTCAGGACACCGTAATGGTTTCCTGTGCTCACTCACAGATCTACATTGGACAGCTTTTTGTACCCGAAAGTCTCACTATAAACCACCTGGAATTCCGAACCCTCGGAGAACCTCTCCACATCGCCAAGATCATCAGTTTGGCTGTATGTATGTGGAAGCCAATTGTGGTGACAATTTCCACTGATAAGACTGTTAGAGTTTGGAATTATTCAACTGGAAGAGTGGAATTGGTTAAGAAATACCTCGTGAACATTACAGTAATTGCTCTGCATCCATCTGGAATCTTTTTAGCTTTGGGATTTTCAGATCAAATGAGACTAATGGAGATCTTTCTGAATGATCTGAAGAGTGTGAAGGAATATAACTTCCCAAAATGCCATGTAGCCGTTTTTTCTCATCGAGGACATATGCTAGCTGTGTCCTTTGGAAACACAATCCAAATAGTATCAGTGTTCTCATTCGACGTCATCCAAACACTTAAGAGTCACAATGGGAAAATTCTTAGTCTTGTATGGTGCTATGATGATATACATTTTCTCTCAGCCGGAGAAGATGGAGCGATCTATGAGTGGAATGCCATCACAGGCGAAAGAATCAATGAAGTAGTTCAAAAAGAAATTCAGTACAGAAGCTTAGCTGTAACTAATGACCTCAGTGCAGTATACGCAATTACAAATACAGGAGTTTTGAGGGAGATCTGCAAATCTGAAATCGTTAGGGAGACAAAGATTCCTGATCTTCCACCACTAACTTGTCTCACACTTGCCCGATCGGACCTTGTAATGTTTATAGCTAGCGAATCTGGTCACATTTTCAATGTCCAACTGCCTTTCATGGAAACTGGCGGAGGAACATGCACCAACTACCGCTTCTTCAGCAGCTCAATCACATGCATGAGGATCACCAATGATGATGCACTCCTTGTGATTGGAGCTGAAGATGGAACTCTTGCCATCTGGGAAATTCTCAACAACGAAGGCAAGAAAGCTCATGTAGATATTGAATTAGGAAAATGTGTAGATGTACTAATTCCCAGAGAAGAACTTCTTGATCGCCTAGGAGCTATAGAATCCTTAGAACAGCGAATGGGCCAACAAGCAGATGAATATGAGTTCCAGTTGAAGCGCAAAGATGAAGATTACACGAAACAAATCACTCAAATCCATACGGAATACCGTGAAATTATTGAAGATTTGAAAGAGAAGAATCGCAAACTAGAAGCTGATCACATTGAAGAGATCAATATCATAACAGCGAGCATTGCTgaactcaaatttgaacatcagAAAGCATTAACGCAGTTAGAAAcagattttcatcaaaaaatcaTAGTTGAGTACGAGAAGACAAGTCAAGTGAAGAAACAAATGGAAACTATGAAGGATGACTACGAGGTAAAGCTGAGAAAAACTGCCGGTCATCTTCAGGATACCGTACAATCCCTAGAAACAGATTTTCGCAAGCAACTAGATGAGAGACAAACACTGATAAAACTCCTTCTCAAAGATGCAGAAGAAAAAGGACTGGAATTCCGAGAACACAGTGATCAAGTGATGACAGAGAATGAGAAGAAAGTGATCAACTTAACTGTAGACTACGAGAAGAAGATCAAACATGAACAGCAAATTGGAAACAAATGGCGCGGAGAAGCTGGAGTACTCTCCAAGAAGTACAATCTCATAAACAAGAGCAACAAGAAACTAAAGGCAGAAATTGAAACGGTTACAGAAGAACATGAAAGACTCAAGGAAACTATCCAACAACTAGAGATCAAAATCCAAGAGATGGAATCTACAATTGGCATGAAAGACAGCATAATTCGTGATAGAGATCATCAAATTGCTGACTTCAAAAATCAATTGCAGGAAAAAGATTCCATTCAAGCAGCTCAGGACGAAAAGCTCCGTGAATTGAATGCACAGATAGAGCCTCGAGATGAAGAAATTCGAAGTCGCAAGGACAGAATTGTGAGCATGGAAGTGGAAATGCAAGCCCTCCAGCAGAAAAATCGCAAATTAGAACATCAACTTAAGGGACTCAAGGACAAATACAGCGGAAATGAAATCCTTCTCAAAGCTCAACTAACTAGATCCCAAACACTTCAAGCGAAACTCTTTCGGATTTCTGCTGATATTTCACGAGCTTCCGATATCATTCAAGAACCACAGAAACTCAAGGAATTGGTAAAGAAGCTCCTGGACAAATACACCAAAGACTTTGATCCCAGCCAACTTCCTCCGCTAGAAGATTCCAGAGACAAACCCCAAGATCGTGTAGAGAGAACTCTCAGGTTGTCAGCTCGTGTGAAAAAGCCCAAAGAAACGGATGAGGCAAAGAAACTACTTCGTGAGAATATTGAATTGATTAAGAATCTCGAGAATCTGCGGAAGGAATTGAATGAGTGTAAAAGAAAGAATCGACGAATGCAATCTTTCTTGGGAATTCCTGACCACAGAACACCTAGAAGGGCTCGAGAGAGATACGAAAGGGCCTTGACGGTAAGTTaa